In one window of Legionella fallonii LLAP-10 DNA:
- a CDS encoding cupin domain-containing protein: MFPKMIKQMEKVELEKFSFYMTSDKAFITFAEIPKGSYIEPHTHEKPVCNYIVSGILEIRMGDNLPILYQSHEWFEIQPGTSHSVNCIEDTSMIEIWPEGISE; encoded by the coding sequence ATGTTTCCTAAAATGATTAAACAGATGGAAAAAGTGGAGTTAGAAAAATTTAGTTTTTACATGACTAGTGATAAAGCATTTATTACCTTTGCGGAGATTCCAAAAGGCAGTTACATTGAACCCCATACCCACGAAAAACCCGTTTGTAACTACATCGTAAGCGGTATTCTTGAAATTCGCATGGGTGATAACCTACCAATACTGTACCAAAGCCATGAATGGTTCGAAATTCAGCCAGGAACTTCTCATTCTGTTAATTGTATCGAAGACACATCCATGATTGAAATATGGCCTGAAGGCATTAGTGAATAG